Proteins from a single region of Limibacter armeniacum:
- a CDS encoding glycoside hydrolase family 130 protein, whose amino-acid sequence MKTFETKLKALINEQEALISQKNTPKAAYNGIYDRYENPVLTRAHAPLHWRYDMNPDTNPFLMERIGINATFNAGAIKFNGKYIVVARVEGNDRKSFFAVAESPNGIDNFRFWDYPVVLPETDEPDTNVYDMRLTQHEDGWIYGLFCTERKDPKAPQGDTSSAVAQCGIARTKDLKTWERLPDLITYSGQQRNVVLHPEFIDGKYALYTRPQDGFIDTGSGGGIGFGLTDSMENAEIKEESIIHNKTYHTVYEVKNGQGPAPIKTENGWLHLAHGVRNTAAGLRYTLYMFMTSLEDPSKIIAVPGGHFIAPYSEERVGDVPNVTFANGWIADEDGKVFIYYASSDTRLHVATSTIDQLIDYCLNTPQDGLRSDASVQTICQLAEKNLAFMNQFANQD is encoded by the coding sequence ATGAAAACATTTGAAACAAAACTAAAGGCATTGATCAATGAACAAGAGGCATTGATCAGCCAGAAAAATACACCAAAAGCCGCTTACAACGGTATCTATGATCGCTACGAAAATCCTGTTCTGACAAGGGCACATGCCCCTTTGCACTGGCGTTATGACATGAACCCTGACACCAACCCATTCCTGATGGAAAGGATTGGTATCAATGCCACATTCAATGCAGGTGCCATCAAGTTCAACGGCAAATACATTGTTGTAGCAAGGGTAGAAGGTAACGACCGCAAGTCATTCTTTGCGGTGGCAGAAAGTCCTAACGGAATTGACAACTTCCGCTTCTGGGACTATCCGGTTGTATTGCCTGAAACAGATGAGCCTGACACCAACGTCTACGACATGCGTCTGACGCAGCACGAGGATGGATGGATTTATGGACTGTTCTGTACTGAAAGAAAAGACCCAAAAGCTCCTCAAGGCGATACTTCTTCTGCTGTGGCACAATGTGGCATTGCCCGCACAAAGGATCTCAAAACTTGGGAAAGACTACCTGACCTGATCACCTATTCAGGGCAGCAGCGCAATGTGGTATTGCACCCTGAGTTTATTGACGGGAAATACGCACTCTATACACGTCCGCAGGATGGCTTCATCGATACAGGTTCCGGCGGGGGCATTGGTTTCGGGTTAACGGATTCCATGGAAAATGCCGAAATCAAGGAAGAGTCCATTATCCACAACAAGACTTACCACACCGTCTATGAGGTGAAAAATGGACAGGGACCTGCTCCAATCAAGACCGAAAATGGCTGGCTGCATCTGGCACATGGCGTACGAAATACAGCAGCTGGACTTCGCTACACGCTCTATATGTTTATGACAAGTCTAGAAGATCCTTCAAAAATCATTGCCGTTCCGGGTGGACACTTTATCGCTCCTTACAGCGAAGAGAGAGTGGGTGATGTACCCAATGTCACTTTCGCAAATGGGTGGATTGCAGACGAGGATGGCAAAGTGTTTATCTACTACGCATCCTCTGATACAAGATTGCACGTAGCCACATCTACCATTGACCAATTGATAGATTACTGCCTGAACACCCCACAGGATGGTTTGCGTTCTGATGCTTCTGTGCAGACCATATGCCAACTGGCAGAAAAGAACCTTGCCTTTATGAACCAATTTGCCAATCAGGATTAA
- a CDS encoding sialate O-acetylesterase, translating to MNHLKTLLCLLLLTFSFDLFANISLPSIFGHHMVLQQQETVNFWGWGKPGEEVHITCSWSPETDYKTIVSNLGKWNIDVSTPEAGGPFNIHIKGYNAIDIEDVLIGEVWLGSGQSNMEWTPALGIDNAEEEKVKANYPEIRFFNVLSSTADTPQQQLHGEWVKCTPESMYYFSALLYFFGRELHQQMNVPVGLINSSWGGTPVEVWIHESAIQNDRILAKNASLLQEMSWGPHQPGKAYNTMIHPLIPYKIKGALWYQGETNTANPHHYARTLKTLIETWRAEWGYDFPFYYAQIAPYRDYGNDNVNGAVVRDQQRKVMELVPNTGMVVTSDIGNLDNIHPGNKQDVGKRLATWALSKQYGKVGYAFSGPAYKAYELKQDKIILSFDYAESGLVAKGGDLKAFEIQGDDEKWYSASAKIKGNKVTVWSDKVSHPTAVRYGYSNDSDPKLFNESGLPASCFLFYINSPEL from the coding sequence ATGAACCATCTGAAAACTTTACTTTGCCTGCTGCTGCTCACCTTCTCCTTTGATCTGTTTGCCAATATCTCCCTTCCGTCCATCTTTGGTCACCATATGGTATTGCAACAGCAGGAGACCGTCAACTTTTGGGGGTGGGGCAAACCTGGAGAAGAAGTGCATATCACTTGCAGCTGGTCTCCTGAAACGGATTACAAGACCATTGTCTCAAACCTCGGCAAATGGAATATTGATGTCAGTACGCCTGAAGCTGGTGGCCCATTCAATATTCATATAAAAGGTTATAACGCCATTGATATCGAGGATGTACTGATCGGAGAAGTATGGCTCGGCAGTGGACAATCCAATATGGAATGGACACCTGCCTTGGGTATAGACAATGCGGAAGAAGAGAAAGTAAAAGCCAATTATCCTGAAATCAGGTTCTTCAATGTATTGAGCAGTACAGCTGACACACCTCAGCAACAGTTGCATGGAGAGTGGGTAAAGTGTACGCCTGAATCCATGTACTACTTCAGTGCCTTGCTTTACTTCTTTGGCAGAGAGCTGCACCAACAGATGAACGTCCCTGTAGGTCTTATCAATTCTTCTTGGGGAGGAACACCCGTAGAGGTCTGGATCCATGAGAGTGCCATCCAGAATGACCGTATTCTGGCTAAAAATGCTTCCCTTCTGCAGGAAATGTCATGGGGACCTCATCAGCCCGGCAAGGCATACAATACAATGATTCACCCACTTATCCCTTACAAGATTAAAGGTGCATTGTGGTATCAGGGGGAGACCAATACAGCCAACCCTCACCACTATGCCCGTACACTCAAAACACTGATTGAGACATGGAGAGCGGAATGGGGCTACGACTTCCCGTTCTACTATGCCCAGATTGCACCATATAGAGACTATGGAAATGACAATGTAAATGGTGCGGTAGTTAGGGATCAGCAAAGAAAAGTCATGGAGCTGGTTCCGAATACAGGTATGGTCGTTACTTCTGATATCGGAAACCTGGACAATATCCACCCTGGCAACAAACAGGATGTAGGTAAAAGATTAGCGACGTGGGCTTTGAGCAAACAGTACGGAAAAGTAGGCTATGCATTTTCAGGCCCTGCCTATAAAGCTTATGAACTGAAACAAGATAAAATTATACTGTCTTTTGACTATGCAGAAAGTGGTCTGGTAGCCAAAGGAGGAGATCTGAAAGCGTTTGAAATACAAGGCGATGACGAAAAATGGTATTCGGCAAGTGCTAAAATAAAAGGTAATAAAGTAACGGTTTGGAGTGATAAAGTCTCCCACCCTACAGCTGTCAGGTACGGCTATAGCAATGATTCTGATCCAAAATTATTTAATGAATCAGGTTTACCCGCTTCCTGTTTTCTATTCTATATTAACTCACCTGAATTATAG
- a CDS encoding AGE family epimerase/isomerase — translation MNQYKSAIEKELKDNILQFWLKYTIDKESGGFYGYISYDNQVKRFAPKGAVLNARILWTFAEAYQHFKQPEYLQAAKRAFDYIRQYFIDEEYGGVYWMVDHQGNPLETKKQVYAVAFTIYAFAAYYKATNDNTALMDALTLFNDLEKYAFDSIKGGYYEAFSREWELLEDLRLSDKDANEAKTMNTHLHVLEAYTTLYEVSKDRQVKRQLEHLIALFEEKIINENAHFNLFFDENWVLKSSAVSYGHDIEGSWLLEEAARALEDQPTLERIRKTSLKMASVTLEEGLDQNGAVLNELHGDGTLDDELHWWPQAEGTVGFLNAYQLSSDPKYLDAAFRLWDFIQGRLINKEYGEWYWRVDANGIPNLNDEKVGPWKCPYHNGRACLELLYRIKQLEDISQTSAQ, via the coding sequence ATGAATCAATATAAATCAGCCATAGAAAAAGAACTGAAGGATAATATCCTTCAGTTTTGGCTCAAGTACACCATAGATAAAGAAAGTGGTGGATTCTATGGCTATATCAGCTATGACAATCAGGTAAAAAGGTTTGCACCAAAGGGTGCGGTGCTTAACGCCCGCATCCTTTGGACATTTGCGGAGGCTTACCAACACTTCAAGCAGCCTGAATACCTACAAGCAGCCAAACGTGCCTTCGACTATATTCGCCAATATTTTATAGATGAGGAATATGGAGGTGTGTACTGGATGGTAGATCATCAGGGCAATCCATTGGAAACCAAAAAACAGGTCTATGCCGTTGCTTTCACCATCTATGCTTTTGCTGCCTATTATAAGGCAACCAATGACAATACCGCATTGATGGATGCACTAACACTTTTCAATGACCTTGAAAAGTATGCTTTTGACAGCATCAAAGGAGGTTACTATGAGGCTTTCAGCAGGGAATGGGAACTGCTGGAAGACTTGAGATTGAGTGACAAGGATGCCAACGAGGCTAAAACCATGAACACACACCTCCATGTGCTGGAAGCCTATACCACGCTATATGAGGTTAGCAAGGACAGGCAAGTAAAAAGACAGCTAGAGCACCTGATTGCTCTATTTGAGGAGAAAATCATCAATGAAAATGCTCATTTCAATCTCTTCTTTGATGAGAACTGGGTTCTGAAATCTTCCGCTGTTTCTTATGGTCATGATATTGAAGGCTCATGGCTGCTGGAAGAAGCAGCAAGGGCACTGGAAGATCAACCCACTTTGGAGCGTATCAGGAAAACAAGCCTTAAGATGGCATCCGTGACGTTGGAAGAAGGGCTTGACCAGAATGGTGCTGTACTGAATGAACTGCATGGAGATGGCACGTTGGATGATGAGCTCCACTGGTGGCCACAGGCTGAAGGTACAGTCGGTTTTCTAAACGCCTACCAGCTTTCATCAGACCCCAAATACCTTGATGCGGCTTTCAGGCTGTGGGATTTTATACAGGGTCGCCTTATCAACAAGGAATATGGTGAGTGGTATTGGAGGGTTGATGCCAATGGAATACCAAACCTGAATGATGAAAAAGTAGGTCCTTGGAAATGTCCATACCACAATGGAAGGGCTTGTCTTGAATTGCTTTACAGAATCAAGCAGCTGGAGGATATTTCACAAACTTCAGCACAATAA
- a CDS encoding glycoside hydrolase family 27 protein — protein sequence MKKLLISIAAILCTIGSLQAQKFDGLAKTPPMGWNSWNTFATDINEQLVKDIADSFVKYGLKDAGYEYIVLDDGWMTKERDQNGNLVPDPKKFPNGMKALADYVHAKGLKFGLYNCAGAQTCAGYPGSRGYEYQDAQKYAEWGVDFLKYDWCNTEKLNAEGAYMTMRDALYKAGRPVVFSICEWGDNEPWEWAENIGHLWRVSGDIINCWDCEVGHGSWSSWGVWKIINMHQNIRKHAGPGHWNDLDMMEVGNGMTDAEDRSHFAMWSVMASPLILGNDLRTASKETLKTLTNKEVIAINQDELGIQGFRFTNEHNVEVWIKPLKNDEWAFVFVNMNDEPYELNFDWKKHGIGDDVNGKWLDLSANNLKVRDLFNQKDLGATDKSLKATIGVHDVLMIKLSNDSL from the coding sequence ATGAAAAAGTTACTGATAAGTATCGCAGCTATCCTCTGTACAATTGGCTCATTGCAGGCTCAAAAGTTTGATGGACTGGCTAAAACCCCTCCTATGGGATGGAACAGCTGGAATACATTTGCGACTGATATCAATGAACAGCTGGTAAAGGATATTGCGGATTCATTTGTCAAGTATGGGTTAAAAGATGCGGGCTATGAATATATCGTACTAGATGACGGTTGGATGACAAAAGAGCGTGACCAGAACGGAAACCTTGTTCCTGACCCTAAAAAGTTTCCTAATGGAATGAAGGCACTGGCAGATTACGTTCACGCAAAAGGCCTGAAATTCGGACTATACAACTGTGCAGGTGCACAGACTTGTGCAGGTTACCCTGGAAGCCGTGGCTATGAGTATCAGGATGCCCAAAAATATGCTGAATGGGGTGTTGATTTCCTGAAATATGATTGGTGTAATACAGAAAAGCTGAATGCAGAAGGTGCCTACATGACAATGAGGGATGCCTTGTACAAGGCAGGAAGACCTGTGGTATTCAGTATCTGCGAATGGGGCGACAATGAGCCTTGGGAATGGGCGGAGAATATCGGTCACCTTTGGAGAGTCTCAGGCGATATCATCAACTGCTGGGACTGTGAAGTGGGACATGGCTCATGGTCTTCATGGGGTGTTTGGAAAATCATCAATATGCATCAGAACATCCGTAAGCATGCAGGCCCTGGTCACTGGAATGACCTGGATATGATGGAGGTAGGTAACGGCATGACGGACGCTGAAGACCGCAGCCACTTTGCCATGTGGTCAGTTATGGCATCACCACTGATCTTGGGTAACGACCTTAGAACCGCCTCAAAAGAAACCCTTAAGACACTAACCAACAAGGAAGTGATTGCCATCAATCAGGATGAGTTGGGGATTCAGGGATTCAGGTTTACCAACGAGCATAATGTGGAAGTTTGGATCAAGCCACTTAAAAACGATGAGTGGGCATTTGTCTTTGTCAATATGAATGACGAGCCTTACGAACTGAACTTTGACTGGAAAAAACACGGCATCGGCGATGATGTCAATGGCAAATGGCTAGATTTGAGTGCCAATAACCTAAAGGTAAGGGACTTGTTCAACCAAAAAGACCTTGGCGCTACAGACAAAAGTCTGAAAGCAACCATCGGTGTACACGATGTACTGATGATCAAGCTTAGCAATGACAGTCTATAA
- a CDS encoding sialate O-acetylesterase: MRNLKSLGILFMFLIPALAIGQKKAEKDTVKVFLLAGQSNMDGYGYNKDLPSNLKSKFKNVWIFHGNSAADDQVEGGSVGQWEQLQPGHGVGFTATEKKNNHADRFGLEMTFAKKLQELYPNEKIALIKYSRGGTSIDSMAARYAGCWTPDFDGKTGINQYDHALATIRNAYSVKDIDGDGKEDILKPAGILWMQGESDGDYNEEVAYRYHDNLKQLMDLLRASLLTDDLPVVIGKITDSFNDKEDGAVWNYGDIVRYAQEKFVRTDSKAAIVRTTKFYEYSDPWHYTSAGYIDMGEQFAIKMYELMEGKPETPAKEVE, encoded by the coding sequence ATGAGAAATCTTAAATCTCTGGGAATACTTTTTATGTTCCTGATCCCAGCTCTGGCAATTGGTCAGAAAAAGGCTGAAAAAGATACGGTGAAAGTATTTCTGTTGGCAGGTCAGTCCAATATGGATGGCTATGGCTACAACAAGGACTTACCATCTAACCTGAAATCCAAGTTCAAGAATGTTTGGATTTTTCATGGCAACTCAGCCGCAGACGATCAGGTTGAAGGTGGAAGTGTTGGACAGTGGGAACAACTACAGCCAGGACATGGCGTAGGCTTTACAGCTACTGAGAAGAAAAACAACCATGCTGACCGTTTTGGTTTGGAGATGACATTTGCCAAAAAGTTGCAGGAGTTGTATCCAAATGAGAAAATCGCCCTGATCAAGTATTCAAGAGGCGGAACTTCCATTGACAGTATGGCTGCCCGTTACGCCGGCTGCTGGACTCCTGATTTTGATGGAAAAACAGGTATTAACCAGTATGACCATGCATTAGCAACAATCAGAAATGCATACAGTGTAAAGGATATTGATGGCGATGGAAAAGAGGATATCCTGAAACCTGCCGGAATCCTTTGGATGCAAGGGGAAAGTGACGGTGATTACAATGAGGAAGTAGCTTACCGTTACCACGACAACCTAAAGCAGCTGATGGATTTGCTGAGAGCAAGCCTGCTGACAGATGACCTGCCAGTGGTAATCGGTAAGATTACAGATTCCTTCAATGACAAGGAAGATGGAGCTGTTTGGAATTATGGAGATATTGTTCGTTATGCGCAAGAGAAGTTTGTTAGAACAGACAGCAAAGCAGCAATCGTAAGAACAACCAAGTTCTACGAATACTCTGACCCTTGGCACTATACCAGTGCGGGTTACATTGATATGGGGGAGCAGTTTGCTATCAAGATGTATGAATTGATGGAAGGTAAGCCTGAGACACCTGCCAAGGAGGTAGAATAA
- a CDS encoding glycoside hydrolase 5 family protein: MKKILIYSLILSIIPFTFSCNTFKNSFVRTQNTQFVVGNKPYYFVGTNYWYGITLGMAGEKGDRERLNRELDQMQKMGITNLRILASSEGAADAPWRVQPAVQTAAGVYDEQVLEGLDYLLVQMRKRGMKGVMVLNNFWAWSGGMVQYLEWSGKGPVPYPFDGSHSWNEYISYAKQFYTDKGAMQQFEAFLAMLINRTNSINGKAYKEDPTIMAWQLANEPRGYDQREAYLKWVDHTASYIKSLDSKHLVCIGTEGNTPGKDAGTDVYSDNLSNQIDYVTMHIWIQNWSWFDPTKAETTYPEALVKVDDYFKKHIEAGQQLNKPVVLEEFGISRDHNDHKPSATIEWRDKYYGYLFNKSWDAIKGNSPLTGINFWSYAGEGRPNNPEGFWQKGDDLIGDPPHEPQGWYSVYDQDTTTIDIISGYAEKINDFSKQAELLQKKAVKQQEQTSR, translated from the coding sequence ATGAAAAAAATTTTAATCTACTCACTGATCCTCTCGATCATACCATTCACATTTTCCTGCAATACATTCAAGAACAGCTTTGTCCGTACCCAAAACACCCAGTTTGTTGTAGGCAACAAGCCCTATTACTTTGTGGGCACCAACTACTGGTATGGCATTACCCTTGGCATGGCAGGCGAAAAAGGAGACAGGGAAAGACTCAACAGGGAACTGGACCAGATGCAGAAAATGGGCATTACCAACCTGCGTATCCTTGCCTCATCTGAAGGTGCTGCCGATGCTCCCTGGCGTGTCCAACCTGCCGTACAAACTGCTGCAGGTGTTTATGACGAGCAAGTTCTTGAAGGGTTGGATTACCTGCTTGTTCAGATGAGAAAAAGGGGAATGAAAGGCGTAATGGTACTCAATAACTTCTGGGCATGGTCTGGCGGTATGGTACAATACCTTGAGTGGAGCGGAAAAGGCCCTGTTCCCTACCCATTTGACGGTAGCCATTCCTGGAACGAATACATCTCCTATGCCAAGCAATTCTATACTGACAAGGGAGCCATGCAACAGTTTGAGGCTTTCCTTGCCATGCTGATCAACCGAACCAACAGCATCAATGGCAAAGCTTACAAGGAAGACCCTACTATTATGGCTTGGCAGCTGGCCAATGAACCCAGAGGTTACGACCAAAGAGAAGCTTACCTGAAATGGGTGGACCATACTGCTTCTTACATCAAGTCATTGGACAGCAAACACCTGGTTTGCATTGGCACAGAAGGCAACACACCGGGCAAGGATGCCGGAACTGATGTATATTCAGATAACCTTTCTAACCAAATCGACTATGTAACCATGCATATCTGGATTCAGAACTGGAGCTGGTTTGACCCAACAAAAGCTGAAACCACATATCCTGAAGCACTGGTAAAGGTCGATGACTATTTCAAAAAACATATCGAGGCTGGCCAGCAACTGAATAAGCCAGTAGTGCTGGAAGAGTTCGGCATCAGCAGGGACCATAATGACCACAAGCCGTCTGCAACCATTGAATGGAGAGATAAATACTACGGCTACCTGTTCAACAAAAGCTGGGATGCGATAAAAGGCAATTCACCATTGACTGGCATCAACTTCTGGTCGTATGCAGGTGAGGGCAGACCTAACAACCCTGAAGGATTCTGGCAAAAGGGTGATGACCTGATCGGTGACCCTCCACACGAGCCACAAGGCTGGTACTCGGTTTATGACCAGGATACCACGACAATTGATATCATTTCAGGCTATGCCGAAAAAATCAATGATTTCAGCAAGCAAGCTGAATTGCTTCAGAAAAAGGCTGTCAAGCAGCAGGAGCAAACTTCACGATAA
- a CDS encoding glycoside hydrolase family 26 protein, whose product MQKKFEQRTAHTWQKWVAIGLLSSGLLYANGTMAQNASLVDTEASKKTGYLYDQMHLLSGKGLMLGHQDDTSYGVNWWDMSVSKGFGKWRKNQPSDTKRSIGVYPAVYGWDLGHIGEPNNLDKVPFEKVRENIIKAYRRGGINTVSWHMKNLKTGSSSWDTTQVVKDMLPGGTLHGKFKEKLDLVADFLHSLNYWGEPIPVLFRPWHEMTGKWFWWGEGNCTTEEYKALYKFTVEYLRDVKQVHNLIYVYSTDRFDSEETYLKYYPGDAYVDVLGFDDYHSLKPENSASGPTLFAKEVQIVVKLAKEKGKLSAMTETGLIGLPDTTWFSQSLLSNIMKSEEGKQLSYVLVWRNANIEHDRPDHFCVPHEGHPSVADFKEFYQSPFTLFEDQLPDMYKKVKGKDNQNGKDKQADAVVQ is encoded by the coding sequence ATGCAAAAGAAATTCGAACAGCGAACGGCACATACCTGGCAGAAATGGGTTGCAATCGGCCTGTTAAGTTCCGGTTTGTTGTATGCAAATGGAACGATGGCACAAAACGCTTCGCTGGTAGATACCGAGGCCAGCAAGAAAACAGGATACCTTTACGACCAGATGCACTTACTTTCCGGCAAAGGACTCATGCTTGGGCATCAGGATGACACCTCTTATGGTGTTAACTGGTGGGATATGTCTGTCAGTAAAGGATTTGGAAAGTGGCGTAAAAACCAGCCCTCTGATACCAAACGGTCGATCGGTGTTTATCCTGCGGTGTATGGCTGGGATCTCGGGCATATCGGTGAGCCGAATAACCTTGACAAGGTGCCATTTGAAAAAGTGCGTGAGAACATCATCAAGGCATACAGAAGGGGTGGTATTAATACCGTTAGCTGGCATATGAAAAACCTGAAAACCGGTTCCAGTTCATGGGATACGACACAGGTGGTGAAAGACATGCTGCCGGGTGGTACTCTGCATGGCAAGTTCAAGGAAAAACTGGATTTGGTTGCGGACTTCTTACACTCCCTCAACTATTGGGGTGAGCCTATACCGGTACTGTTCAGACCTTGGCATGAGATGACGGGAAAATGGTTCTGGTGGGGAGAAGGAAATTGCACCACTGAAGAATACAAAGCGCTTTACAAGTTTACGGTTGAGTACCTGAGAGATGTCAAGCAAGTACATAACCTGATTTATGTTTACTCCACTGACAGGTTTGACAGTGAGGAAACCTACCTAAAATACTATCCAGGCGACGCATATGTAGATGTACTGGGCTTTGATGACTACCATAGCCTCAAACCTGAGAATAGTGCATCAGGACCTACCTTATTTGCCAAAGAAGTACAGATAGTAGTGAAACTGGCTAAGGAAAAAGGAAAACTTTCTGCCATGACTGAGACTGGCCTGATCGGCTTGCCTGACACTACTTGGTTTTCACAATCACTGCTGTCCAATATTATGAAAAGTGAGGAAGGTAAGCAGCTCAGTTATGTACTGGTGTGGCGCAATGCCAATATCGAACATGATCGACCTGACCATTTCTGTGTTCCACATGAAGGCCATCCTTCGGTAGCTGACTTCAAGGAATTCTATCAGTCACCATTTACCCTTTTTGAGGACCAGCTTCCTGACATGTACAAGAAGGTCAAGGGAAAGGATAACCAGAACGGCAAAGACAAGCAAGCCGATGCGGTTGTGCAGTAA
- a CDS encoding sodium:solute symporter family protein: protein MELQALDLVIIGLYLLSTVIVGLWLKKQASKNMSSYFLGGNTLPWYMLGLSNASGMFDISGTMWMVYLGFVYGLKSVWIPWLWPVFNQIFLMIYLSVWLRKSNVLTGAEWIRIRFGDGLGGRLSHMVVVVFAILSVLGFLSYGFIGIGKFIEIFVPWDSISAYVPFEVSAENVPKLYGIAFTAIATFYVVMGGMLSIVWTDVIQFFIMTLSALVIAGIAMSKVSPEMLDAITPEGWSNPFFGLSLDMDWSGLIPAVNEKIDSDGFSLFSLFFMMMLFKGIFASMAGPAPNFDMQKVLSTKSPKEAAKMSGFVSLVLLFPRYLMITGFTVLALVFFSDTINTTGSSFDFENILPMAIKEFVPSGLMGLLLAGLLAAFMSTFASTVNAAPAYIVNDIYLRYINPKAGRKLQMRASYLISTLVVVISTIIGFYVQDINSVLQWIVSALYGGYIAANMLKWYWWRFNGYGFFWGMAAGILAAMVFPMIFPNTLELYYFPLLFAVSLAGSILGSLLTPPTEEETLIAFYRKVRPWGFWKPVHDKVIAQYPSFKGNKDFKRDMVNVAVGIVWQTTLTIMPVYIVIKEGMGFAATAVIFLISALILKKNWWDNLDKACETDESTPIRKEEALAE, encoded by the coding sequence ATGGAACTACAAGCGCTGGACCTGGTCATAATTGGGCTGTACCTGCTTTCTACTGTTATTGTGGGGCTTTGGCTCAAAAAACAGGCCTCCAAAAATATGAGCTCCTATTTCCTTGGGGGTAATACGCTCCCTTGGTATATGCTGGGGCTTTCCAATGCCTCAGGCATGTTTGATATCTCAGGTACCATGTGGATGGTGTACCTTGGTTTTGTTTACGGCCTTAAAAGTGTCTGGATTCCATGGCTCTGGCCGGTTTTCAACCAAATATTCCTGATGATTTACCTGTCTGTCTGGCTGCGGAAGTCCAATGTGCTGACAGGAGCCGAATGGATCAGAATCCGATTTGGAGATGGATTGGGAGGCAGGCTTTCACACATGGTAGTTGTGGTCTTTGCCATCCTGAGCGTACTCGGATTCTTGAGCTATGGCTTTATCGGAATCGGAAAGTTTATTGAGATTTTTGTGCCTTGGGATAGCATTTCTGCCTACGTGCCCTTTGAGGTTTCAGCAGAGAATGTCCCCAAACTCTATGGTATTGCCTTTACAGCAATTGCCACATTCTATGTGGTAATGGGGGGAATGCTAAGCATTGTATGGACAGACGTGATACAGTTCTTTATCATGACACTTTCAGCCTTGGTTATCGCAGGTATTGCGATGTCAAAGGTATCTCCTGAAATGCTGGATGCTATAACCCCTGAGGGATGGAGCAATCCTTTCTTTGGTCTTTCACTGGATATGGACTGGTCTGGGCTGATTCCTGCCGTCAATGAGAAAATTGACAGCGACGGTTTTTCCCTGTTCTCCCTGTTCTTTATGATGATGCTTTTCAAGGGCATCTTTGCTTCCATGGCAGGTCCTGCTCCAAACTTTGACATGCAAAAGGTATTGTCTACCAAGTCTCCGAAAGAGGCGGCGAAGATGTCAGGATTTGTTTCACTGGTACTGCTTTTTCCCCGCTACCTGATGATTACAGGGTTTACTGTACTGGCACTGGTATTCTTCAGTGATACTATCAATACGACAGGCAGCTCATTTGACTTTGAGAATATCTTGCCTATGGCTATCAAGGAGTTTGTACCATCAGGGCTGATGGGCTTACTGTTGGCAGGTTTGCTTGCGGCCTTTATGTCAACCTTTGCCTCGACAGTCAATGCAGCGCCTGCCTATATTGTCAACGATATTTACTTACGATATATCAATCCTAAAGCAGGACGAAAACTGCAAATGAGAGCCAGTTACCTGATTTCCACACTTGTGGTTGTGATCAGTACCATCATTGGCTTTTATGTACAGGACATCAATTCTGTACTGCAATGGATCGTATCTGCGCTTTATGGTGGCTACATCGCTGCCAATATGCTGAAATGGTACTGGTGGAGATTCAACGGATATGGTTTCTTCTGGGGAATGGCGGCAGGCATTTTAGCCGCTATGGTCTTCCCGATGATCTTCCCTAATACACTGGAGCTTTACTACTTCCCTTTACTCTTCGCAGTTTCATTGGCGGGCAGTATTCTGGGTTCTCTATTGACTCCTCCTACAGAAGAAGAAACACTGATTGCCTTTTACCGCAAGGTCAGACCTTGGGGATTCTGGAAGCCGGTACATGACAAGGTAATCGCTCAATACCCTTCCTTTAAAGGAAACAAGGATTTCAAAAGAGATATGGTCAATGTGGCTGTCGGCATTGTATGGCAAACAACGCTTACAATTATGCCCGTCTATATCGTGATCAAAGAAGGAATGGGATTCGCAGCCACTGCCGTAATATTCCTGATCTCTGCCCTTATCCTGAAGAAAAACTGGTGGGATAATTTGGACAAGGCATGCGAAACAGATGAGTCAACTCCAATCAGGAAAGAAGAGGCCCTAGCCGAATAA